The genomic DNA aattttcaatcacaaagagtttttattaccGTAGTAAAAGGTCAGACaattaatcataattaattactccaaataaaaatcataatgaaatttaagctattaaaaaaataattcaactcAAAGTAAAAAGCCTGGGTGCATTTTATCACAATGAATTCAGGCCCATTAACACCGTACCTGTCTATGAGAAGCTCCTTGAGGTTTGTGTAAAAGagcaaattttttgatttttgtaaccAAAATTCAATAATCGTTTCCAATAAATCGGGTTTCCGTGAGAATCACTCTTCTGACTCTGTGGTTGTCGATAtttgtgacaattttttcaGAGCCATTGACAGTGATAACTATGTTTTAGccatatttttagattttagaagagcttttaaaactattgataggaatattttaatttaaaaattataaatattaggAATTAAGGGTAGAGTCTTAAACTGGTTTAAATCTTATCTATGTAACAGTTCAACGTTTAAGCATGTTAGTTGTCTGTCTGGTGTTCTTGATGTTATGTTTGGAGTACCGCAAGGCACAGTGTTAGGTCCATGTTTTATTTACACTATATATTAATGACATGATAAAAGtagtcaaaaaatgtaaaatcgtattatttgcagatgataccatGATTTACACAGTTGCTAAAAATCTTAATGAACTGGTATCTAATATAAATACTGATCTTACTAACTTATTTAGCTGGCTCTGCGACAATAAACTAGGTTTAAAtaccaataaatcaaaattctgTGTGTTAAACAGAAAATCAAGATTAAGCCGGGTAGACATTGACGCTATGGACATTATTGTAGATTGTAGATTGTAgaaggaaataaaatacttagggACTATTTTGGACGCAAGCCTAAACTTTCATGCGCATGCTAAtttcaagtttccaaaaaaTCTATCAATGCACACCAAACTAATGCTTTATAATACCATTGCTCTTCCCCATCTGCAATTATTccacattattatttaatttacttcatcatataataaaacagtttgaaataatacaatatagagctatgagactgattctTAAATGTAATCGTTATACCCCAGTTGTGTCTATGTGAAACGCCCTAGGTATGTTGTCTATGAACcaaagaattatgtttaatgtttatctgtttatttttaaattaaaatattgtctgCTAATACTAGACTATATctgtaataaattaacaatgttTAGTGATGTTCACAATTATCATACTCGTAACCGAACAGATTTCCTAGTTGACAGATGTAATACAACTCAATTGCTCAGTCAATATTATATATGGGCTTAATAGAATTCAATAGGTTACCGGCTAGTCTTAAATCCTGTGATAGTTTAAAaggctcttgagaaaatttgttCTAGAGATTTagtatttgtcttttttatctttattctgTGTTGAATTCTATATTCTGTGTTATATAATTATACGTTTTGTTTTATaggtttacattattttatgtcattgtaagttttatatattatttattttaccttaattttattGTGCGTTTGTgttctgattttattaaattttaactcattttatgttttaaaattttttatgttttaaaacttatgttttattatttatttacgtttagcttaagattttatttgtattattttatttttacattgtatatgtttgtttttcttaccttttttttatattcccacTTATATGTAAAAGCATAAtcttaaacatatttatttgccaACGCTATTTGTACCTTATACCAGcactattattgtaatattatccttattttgtggttttgttttggtttattagtatttaatattgtattgaATGCAatactatgtattttatttttatgtagcagattttgctaaataaagaacaattgtcatatttaatatatcgagCACCCCATGCTTTTTACTTCgatttgaattattctgttataataataacttaaattttattatgatttttatttaagttaattaattatgattggCCGACTTTCTAATGCTGTAATAATaactctttgtaattaaaaattattttctacgtTTTAGTGCGATTAGCAataaaatcgtgtttttttagtttttttttaacttattattttaaaagcatccTATATGACCTAGATAATTTCAGAGGCGGCGGTATGTTTAAACTTTTCATACTCTTATTATTGAAatcgataaaatgaattttaactaaaaagtaTGCCAATTTGATATACAGAAAATACAACGAATTTACCGTACAATTAAGCAAAATTCTGCTGGCCGTGAGGCCGTCCATGCAGCTATAGATAGACCCATTTAAATGTGATTGATCCCATATTGTTTTTGAACGTTAACCAAACTTGTGTGtcagtgtaaataaaaaaataatttatttatcctAACAGTCCTAATAAGGATAACGGTAAAAAAACTTTCCAGAAACCAGTGAAAATTAAGCTCAAAGATTCCTTTACATACATACGGTTATAGATATAACCCGAGCTAATAAAAGCttgttaaaaatgtcttttttccTATGTATGACTACCCCTGTTGTTACTAAGAGCTCGAGATTTGTTTgacatacttttaattaaattgtcaatatcgTTTTGCCCAATTTATACCCTTTGCTATTATATACCGTTCATCAACTCTTCGCTTGCTTGGAACACTATTTAACACAGTTTTGTTGATTTAAATAGAAACgtcttttaaatagaaaattgccCCTAATAATACCTGAATATTGTGATGCTCAAAGAAGTTCCTAGTGGTTTTTGTAACATACAGACGTGCATTGTCATGCACAGATACAAAATTTTTACCCAATACGTTTGACGTAaagattattttcatataaCCTATTCCTAATTGATTAGGCAGTAACATTAGTACTATGAACATTTTAAAGCTCACTTCTAAGATGGTTGGCGGTAATTACCtcgttttaaaatataataaaccttTCCTGTATAGGTTCTGTTGCTTTTATTGGACCAATATTTCTCTCACCATATCGTTGTCGCTGACATTTATATTATCCTATATCATACCAACAGCTTGTAGCAGTCTTTTACGCAGGAGTCTTTTACGATCAATATATTCCCTTTACATAATGACTATTTGTCACACACGATTAAAACAAATTCTATATATAAAGGCGAAACTTTGTAGCCTGAACACACTCTGGAaagttaaagaagaaaaatacagACCTAATTTTTTAACTCATATATGTTAACTTCTTTCTAACTTCGACTTCCAAACTCAAAAATTTCTTAACTCCCATCACTTACTTCGTTTACTTCCACTTATTCCGCTTTGTTCGGTCTTTCGTTCCTCCTTTTTCGCTTATTTATTCTAGATTAAACTCATTCAATTTATCATCTAATTATCTGTATCTATTTTCTCTCCCTTTTCGAGGCAGACAGATTGATTAAATCggattaattgttaattttctattattggtTCTTTCCGCTTTGATTGTGATTTATCGAGCTTGGTGGATAAATaagaacatattttattttcaaataatcctgtcttaatattaaaatatttaagagatttataaatttaaggcTTCTGTAAATAAAGTTGAACAATAAAAACTGGGTAAATTAGCTGAAAGATCCTATCGTATTCGAGTTTCTCTCGCCTTATTTCTGTTTAATTTAAAGCGAGCCCGCGCAAAAAATCAACTtcttttaggctttattttctCGAATACTGTAGTAAAACAAAGGATacttttcaagtttttaattaaagtaaatgaCTATTTCGCTTTAttacctcaaaaattaaaatttctttttgtgtATTTTTCGTTTATTAGCCGTTTCCCTGTCCCTCTCTCCCTACGTTATAAAGTTAATTATGTTTTCgcttatacaataaaaaagttaatttttgccTTCGAGcacaaataaatgttattttggcgggtaattaaatttttttaagttgactttagaatttttaattaggtTTACAAGTAGATCCCCTTTCTCGATTACAATATAAAATAGATccgtgtttaaaaaaattatttgatattaaatTCACCTGAATTGAAACAAAGCTGTACATTTATGAATTCATGTTGAGTTGAAAGACTGCTAGAATCTCAGATGCTTAATACTATTATGGCCAAAGTTCTAGTCAGTTTTAATTCGCTTTCTCAACTTTTCAGTTCTAATACTATAATGTGTACTACGTAACAaccattttattacttttatatttacagTTAAACTTTTTTGCAAACTTTTCAGCACCTACCAAAAATCTGGTCAATTATTATAccttaaaatcaaataaaagaaaaatatacctaaatgATGTAAACGTTAATCACTTATTATTTtcagtagcaaaaaaaaattaaaatctagaGACCgtctaaaaaacatttatttcatgcccactaatttttttatattttgatacaTTCTTTTGTAAGTTTGCAATCGAGCGGTAAATCATTTGATCTTATTTccttacaataaaaatagattGGATTTATTAATCAGTCACTACTTTTATTCCAGCACTTTATACTTATCCCTACAAAAAAACGCCAGCTAAATTATAGTCTGGTGATCTAGCTGGCCAATTATGTTGGCTTTGGCATCCAAACTACCAATTAGCAAGTTATTTATTGAGAATATTTGAAACATCTATTCCAAAATGTCCAGCTGCCCCATCGTATTCATATTCAAGTATAATCCTTATATGTTTACTCCGTCTAAAAGGCCAGATTGACTATTCTGAATACAGGCTAAATACACAACAGCCCGTAggcattaaagaaaaacacataataaataaactttttttaggcAATGCTAGACAATTACTAAAATCGTTGAGAGCTACCCATGGAGGTTTTAGTTTGTCAATATATAAGAGTTTCTAGAATAAAGAACTCCCTGCCTTGTAAATTGGGCTGCACCAGTAAATAATAACCTAAGAAGAGttcttcaataatttattatccaAATAGTACATGCCAGTCTTGGGCAAATGGTgccttttattaaaactttgtaCCTTTTGCATATAGAAAattaagatatatatttttgattgttttttcgTTTTCTATACTCCTAACGGCGGTACCGATAATTGGGTGGAAATTGACCTAGTGGTAGTGAGATCTCTCCTAACCAAGATATTTGCACTTACTCCTTCAAAATGATTAACTTCCTCGCAGTACTTATATTAAAGGTTGCGGTAAAAATTTGGGACTTGGAATCTTCTCTCTAAtgattatgaaaatattatttttacacggTGCTTTAACAATTaaacatctatttaaaatacaagGCCCACTTCATGtattgttttatgtatttttttaagataatacaTTTTATTGGGTTGTATGTATCTTATGGTAAGTCCCTAGCAGTTTGCCAATGTTTGCTTCTTTTTCATAATTTCATTTTCTATTTCATTCAAATAAATTGCAAAAGTAACAAAATGATTTTCATTCCAGATAAAGAGTCGGCCTAACGGCCCCATGATGACGATGGACGTGTCGAAGACCGACACAGTAAAAACGGCCAATCAGAGCACGCCCCAAGAATGCGCAGGTTGCTGCAAGCCAATCACAGAGCGTTATCTACTGAAAGCACTAGACCTGTACTGGCACGAGGACTGTCTAAAGTGCGGATGCTGTGATTGTAGATTAGGCGAAGTAGGCTCCACTCTTTACACTAAAGCAAACTTAATTTTGTGCAAAAGGGACTACTTGAGGTTGTTTGGAAATACCGGCTACTGTGCGGCGTGTAGTAAAGTGATACCTGCTTTCGAGATGGTCATGAGGGCCAGGAGTAATGTGTATCATTTGGAGTGCTTCGCTTGTCAACAGTGTAATCACAGGTCAGTATGCCTAACTTATgcattatttgttaattaattttagttaatagtTATATAGTACATTTCTGCTTGCATTACAATCATTAGGATCACAACTTCTTCTAATAGTTTTcgggtttaacaggaagtgacactaactatcatattttaaatgagatacttggtttattattacgtatttcgatagaaaaaaatattctaaaattaatgatactgtatttgctactttttgttttatactcataggaaaaataatttttttaaattttaaaatagggcaCTATAAATGcgttgaagttttaatttttaatcaagtaatcatggaaaaatagttttaatggcattttatgacttaaatcttttacacgtctatttaaaatgtccaaaccattCTTTTTggaatttgctttatttttttaaatggcacaTTATTAGGAGCATTTACTTTTGAAATGTGGTTTCTTTTTTCCAGTAACTTAAtgcgattattttttaaatcggtttataaataaacccataagtcacataaataaacgtCACAAAAATATAACGTCATTTTACGGATACGCATGTCTCTAGCGGATGGACTAAAAGTTAAGGATAGGCCTGATAGTCTCACGTATCATGGATTCAGGCTGAGCttctaaacaaatatataaaaaaaaacaaaatcttaaatttttatttgtaaaaaaacagtataaaacctttattttatttgttaaataattgttgataTGGAATTTCTAATAATGATATCTATTTAAGCTTAACTCAGGAATattagttgaatagaagtccatattttgtaggagaatgcgtatataaagattacaaataggggaagtctttatctccaagaaaaatgcatgtaggacacttaggtattatgcatttcggctgtgtaaacagccatcatcagatactaaaataaaataaaatacaggtatagtttagttcagagatctattagaatctttgatgtgccgcgaatagtccgtgtgccggtgttgcttgttaTGTTAcgtgacatgcatgtttaaatcacaaaattttatatgaaaagagtcataaagtaatattctaagcaatatttaatcattccaataaataaataaatgttttaagcatttatttcagaatttatacatttgattcgtaaaatttgactacatgcgcccacgtactattttgttagacgtctcaCCCtggtcacagccactcaagcgtgaaaagttgcacaggtccggccttaaaatgtatttgtatttaaaattttattattcggaattcttgggtttagttttattaagtttgaAATTGAAGATAGTACATAGCaaggtaatatttaatttaactataagatttaagtacgtaaaatgagtttaaccaaaaattttaatttaataagtttagtttttagtgccatcagtggggtgtttataacaagtgatgagagaatattgacatttatttttacttggtggtgattattaatggggattttggctgccataaagatctctttaaaaatacgacgaaagtaa from Anthonomus grandis grandis chromosome 7, icAntGran1.3, whole genome shotgun sequence includes the following:
- the LOC126738315 gene encoding LIM domain only protein 3-like isoform X2; amino-acid sequence: MMTMDVSKTDTVKTANQSTPQECAGCCKPITERYLLKALDLYWHEDCLKCGCCDCRLGEVGSTLYTKANLILCKRDYLRLFGNTGYCAACSKVIPAFEMVMRARSNVYHLECFACQQCNHRFCVGDRFYLCENKILCEYDYEERLVFANMAYNPPPLSHLKRQTSIPPTPLPNHMMNGHRPPLPATSGDMNNNMSSSGQPAANGSQPFAGATHIKNGTMSLGTPS
- the LOC126738315 gene encoding LIM domain transcription factor LMO4.1-like isoform X1, with protein sequence MEMDIVDGDQQSQENKHGESNQIKSRPNGPMMTMDVSKTDTVKTANQSTPQECAGCCKPITERYLLKALDLYWHEDCLKCGCCDCRLGEVGSTLYTKANLILCKRDYLRLFGNTGYCAACSKVIPAFEMVMRARSNVYHLECFACQQCNHRFCVGDRFYLCENKILCEYDYEERLVFANMAYNPPPLSHLKRQTSIPPTPLPNHMMNGHRPPLPATSGDMNNNMSSSGQPAANGSQPFAGATHIKNGTMSLGTPS